The sequence CGGCGGTCATTGTTTGTTGACAGGGGCGCCGGGTTTGGCAAAGACGCTGCTGGTGCGTACGATTGCGAAAATTTTGGATTTGGATTTTAAGCGCGTGCAGTTTACGCCGGATCTAATGCCTTCGGATATAACGGGTACAGAGATTATCGATGAGGATCGCGTGGGCGGGCACCGCGAGTTGCGGTTTATTCCGGGTCCTGTTTTTACGCATATTTTGCTGGCTGATGAGATTAACCGCACGCCGCCCAAGACGCAGGCCGCACTGCTGGAGGCGATGGAGGAGAAGCAGGTGACGATAGGGGGTAATTTGCACGCGCTGGAGCAACCGTTTTTTGTTCTGGCGACGCAGAATCCCATTGAGTTGGAGGGTACTTATCCACTGCCCGAGGCGCAGTTGGATCGCTTTATGATGAATATCTGGATCGATTATTTGGCGGAAGATGAAGAGTTGGATGTGGCGACGCGCACGACGTCGATTGAGGTCGAAGAGGTCGAGCCTGTGTTTACGGGTGCAGATATGCTCGATTTTGCCAGGTTGGTGAGGATGGTTCCGGTTGCCGAGCCTGTGGCGCGTTATGCCGTGCAACTGGTGCAGGCGAGCCGCCCGGGCGATGCGGCGCCGGATTTTGTGACTTCATGGGTGAGTTGGGGCGCGGGCACTCGCGGCGTGCAGGGGTTGTTGCTGGGGGCGAAGGCGCGGGCGTTGCTCAAGGGACGATATCACGTTTCTTTTGGCGATGTTCAAGCGGTTGCGCCCAATGTGTTGCGCCATCGCATTTTGACCAATTTTAGAGCCGAAGCCGATCGCGTAAATGCCGAGGATGTTATCAATCGGTTGCTGGAGACTGTTCAGCCGCCGGAAGCGGATCTGGCATGAGTCTGACCGCTATGCAAAATTCTATTTACACATATCTCGATCCGGCTGAGTTGGCGCGTATTGCAGATCTGGAGCTTTTAGCGCGTACGGTTATTTCCGGGTTGCAAGGTGGGGCGCATCGCAGTATTCACCACGGGGCATCGGTTGAGTTTGCCCAATATCGCCCTTATGCGTGGGGCGATGATTTGCGCTTTGTGGATTGGCGGCTGTACGGTCGGAGTGATCGGCTGCACGTGAAGCAGTTTCAGGATGAGCGCAATTTGCGGTGTACTGTTTTGCTGGATTGCAGCGCGTCTATGGACTACGGCTCGGGAGATGTGAGCAAGTTCCGGTATGCACAGATGCTGGCGGCGTGTCTGGTGATGCTGGCTTCTGGTCAAGGGGATGCCGTGGGTTTTGCCGCTTATCATCGGGAATTGATTGCGCATGTGCCAGCGCGTCGTCGAGACGGGCAACGCCATCGCATTTTGATGGAGATCGACAATTTGAGGCCCGCGGGTGAAGAGACGGATACGGCGGGGACGTTGCGCGTGATGGGCGATATGTTGCCTGCACGAGGCATGGTGGTGTTGATCGGCGATTTGTTGCATCCGGCAGATGAGATGATTTTGCATTTGCGTTCCCTGCGGGCGCAGCGTCACGATGTGCTGGTGTTGCAGGTGAGCGATCCGGCTGAGCAGACGTTTCCCTTTGATCGGTCGGTGACGCTGGTAGATGCCGAGGATAGTCGCGAGCAATTTGCCGTGCCGGAAGAGGTGCGCGAAGCTTATTTGGATAATCGCAGGCGACATTTTGACGCGATAAGAGAAGCGTGTCTATCGGCGGAGATCGATATTGAAGAGTTCGCGTGTTCTGAACCTCTGGATATGGCGTTGCATCGGTTTTTACATCGGCGCAACGATGGTCTGATTGCGCCCAGCAGACGATCGCGGGGAGGTGTTTGATGGGGTTGCTGGTTCCGCTATTTGCATTTGGTGTTGCGCTGATTGGCATTCCCTATTTTGTACATCGCATTCGCCGTCCCGAGCGTGAAACTGTACGGTTTAGCAGTTTGATGTTTGTGCCCGATGTCAAGCGCGAGGTGATCGAGCGCAGGCGCGTTCAACACATTGTGTTGATGTTGTTGCGAATGGCGGTTCTGATTGCCCTGGCACTTGCGTTTGCGCGGCCTTTCCGCGAGATGCTGTTGAATGCTGAAGCGGCGTCTTTGGGGACGACTGATCATGTGATTGCGATGGATGTTTCGCTGAGTATGGGATATGACGGGGTGTGGGAGCGCGCGAAGGTGGGGGCGAAATCCGTGCTGGAGACTGTGGGGTCGGGGGATCGGGTTGGGTTTGTGCGTTTTGCACAGCAGGCCGTGGTCGATGTGCCGCTTTCAAGTGATGTGGCAGATGTGCGACGCGCTATTGAGATCGCCGATGTGACGTGGGGACATACGGATTATGCTGCGGCACTTCAGGCAGTTGAGCATGTTTTTGCGGCTGATACCGCGCAGGTGAAGCGCGTGGTGCATGTGATCAGCGATTTTCAGGCGAGTGGTATGCCGCTGTCCGATATGGG comes from Gemmatimonadota bacterium and encodes:
- a CDS encoding AAA family ATPase, translating into MMEQIRKVIVGQDEVIESLLIVLFSGGHCLLTGAPGLAKTLLVRTIAKILDLDFKRVQFTPDLMPSDITGTEIIDEDRVGGHRELRFIPGPVFTHILLADEINRTPPKTQAALLEAMEEKQVTIGGNLHALEQPFFVLATQNPIELEGTYPLPEAQLDRFMMNIWIDYLAEDEELDVATRTTSIEVEEVEPVFTGADMLDFARLVRMVPVAEPVARYAVQLVQASRPGDAAPDFVTSWVSWGAGTRGVQGLLLGAKARALLKGRYHVSFGDVQAVAPNVLRHRILTNFRAEADRVNAEDVINRLLETVQPPEADLA
- a CDS encoding DUF58 domain-containing protein, whose product is MQNSIYTYLDPAELARIADLELLARTVISGLQGGAHRSIHHGASVEFAQYRPYAWGDDLRFVDWRLYGRSDRLHVKQFQDERNLRCTVLLDCSASMDYGSGDVSKFRYAQMLAACLVMLASGQGDAVGFAAYHRELIAHVPARRRDGQRHRILMEIDNLRPAGEETDTAGTLRVMGDMLPARGMVVLIGDLLHPADEMILHLRSLRAQRHDVLVLQVSDPAEQTFPFDRSVTLVDAEDSREQFAVPEEVREAYLDNRRRHFDAIREACLSAEIDIEEFACSEPLDMALHRFLHRRNDGLIAPSRRSRGGV